One window of Halichondria panicea chromosome 7, odHalPani1.1, whole genome shotgun sequence genomic DNA carries:
- the LOC135339092 gene encoding large ribosomal subunit protein mL65-like — MKFLKTFSDSLPKRWLLLSCTRSYGYVHVEKKKPPHILGPGWLWRKCNVVHPHTKAVDPFTKYQWLTKSVSIQGLPDKIQNIQVPNESITDDVIKRAEEYLVFQDHNRPNYRIPELKISGLIQSTLASVWPLANEYAHLRESHLTFEPTVECYWRRDGHNFICQNTPLHILHTAHGLDLFCEPDAQLGAIPPIKFLPSSLGVFKRSFDQITPFGGCRRHGPFPMAHTLFTTYRSCVNNEQLLAHGLIQLFAQAAGEGVHKGFKLDQPVPFPLVNQGIVTDGQYFTFVAFQLNTLDFRQDSSDTRHNVFWAGPTMRLYDNVIPGDKLEGVNKSCASLIVRFLLNRPEEMRKIRNWAEPYDKAKPWNRPMDRIPGN; from the coding sequence ATGAAGTTTCTCAAGACATTTTCTGACTCACTGCCTAAGAGGTGGCTGTTGCTGAGCTGTACCAGGAGCTATGGTTACGTTCACGTGGAAAAGAAGAAGCCTCCACACATTCTAGGGCCTGGATGGCTATGGAGAAAGTGCAATGTGGTACACCCCCATACCAAAGCTGTCGATCCATTTACGAAATATCAGTGGCTAACAAAATCTGTTTCAATTCAAGGACTTCCCGATAAAATCCAAAATATCCAAGTACCAAATGAGTCAattactgatgatgtcatcaaacgAGCTGAAGAGTACCTCGTTTTTCAGGACCACAATCGACCAAACTACCGAATTCCAGAACTGAAAATATCTGGTCTTATTCAGTCCACCCTTGCAAGTGTTTGGCCTCTAGCAAATGAGTACGCACACCTGAGGGAGTCgcatttgacctttgaacccaCCGTTGAGTGCTATTGGAGACGAGATGGGCACAATTTCATTTGCCAAAACACACCACTTCACAtactacacactgcacacgGTCTTGACTTGTTTTGCGAACCAGACGCTCAATTGGGAGCTATACCACCAATTAAATTCCTTCCGTCAAGCCTCGGAGTCTTTAAGAGAAGTTTCGATCAGATCACACCGTTTGGGGGTTGCCGTAGACACGGACCATTTCCAATGGCTCATACCCTGTTCACGACGTACAGAAGCTGTGTCAATAATGAACAATTATTAGCCCATGGGCTTATACAACTGTTTGCGCAAGCTGCCGGTGAAGGGGTTCACAAAGGGTTCAAATTGGACCAACCTGTACCATTCCCTCTCGTCAACCAAGGCATAGTTACGGATGGTCAATATTTCACTTTTGTAGCGTTTCAACTCAACACTCTGGATTTTCGTCAAGACTCGAGCGATACAAGACACAACGTATTCTGGGCAGGGCCTACGATGCGTCTCTATGACAACGTGATCCCCGGAGATAAACTGGAGGGAGTGAACAAAAGCTGTGCGAGTTTAATAGTGAGATTCTTGTTGAACAGGCCTGAAGAGATGAGGAAGATAAGGAACTGGGCTGAACCATATGATAAAGCAAAACCGTGGAACCGACCAATGGACCGAATACCTGGCAACTGA